The Teredinibacter sp. KSP-S5-2 genome includes a window with the following:
- a CDS encoding outer membrane lipoprotein-sorting protein — MFSCKKASCNIAAFAFVGVALFLVFLLSNKTTAAELTADQIVEKANLASYYAGADGRSQARMKIVDSQGRSQLRQFTILRKDIEDAGKQDFLVVFSRPADVRGTVFLVKKNPADDDNRWLYLPGLDLVKRISAGDKRTSFVGSHYFYEDVSGRAPIQDNHELVRQDDSHYYLKHTPKDKNSVEFSYYETAIDKSTFLPMKIDYFDENKKPIRSVEVDTVETVKGYPTVTQSKITDHKSGGYTLMQFRFMDYDLGIEESIFSERSLRNPPQKWLE; from the coding sequence ATGTTTTCTTGTAAAAAAGCATCATGCAATATCGCCGCATTTGCCTTTGTTGGGGTAGCACTATTCCTCGTGTTTCTGCTCTCCAATAAAACCACTGCGGCAGAACTCACAGCAGATCAAATCGTGGAAAAAGCCAACCTGGCTTCATACTATGCCGGCGCAGATGGACGAAGCCAGGCACGGATGAAAATTGTCGACTCACAGGGAAGAAGCCAATTACGACAATTCACCATTCTGCGTAAAGATATCGAGGACGCCGGCAAGCAGGATTTTCTGGTTGTCTTTTCCCGCCCGGCAGACGTTAGAGGCACGGTATTTTTAGTGAAAAAGAACCCGGCGGATGATGACAACCGTTGGCTGTACCTTCCCGGCCTGGATTTAGTGAAACGTATTTCCGCCGGAGACAAACGCACCAGCTTTGTTGGCTCCCACTACTTCTATGAAGATGTATCAGGGCGCGCGCCCATCCAAGACAACCATGAACTGGTTCGTCAGGATGACTCTCATTACTACTTAAAACATACACCAAAAGATAAAAATTCGGTGGAGTTTAGTTATTACGAAACCGCGATCGACAAAAGTACCTTTTTACCGATGAAGATCGATTATTTCGATGAAAACAAAAAGCCAATACGCAGCGTTGAAGTCGATACCGTAGAAACGGTGAAAGGCTATCCAACCGTGACTCAGTCGAAAATTACTGATCACAAATCCGGTGGCTACACGCTAATGCAGTTCCGTTTTATGGACTACGATCTGGGCATTGAAGAAAGCATTTTCTCCGAACGGTCTTTACGTAATCCGCCCCAGAAATGGCTTGAGTAA